The sequence TGGAGTGCACTGAATGCAAGCGAGTGAATTATTTTTCACGCAAGAATAAAAAACTTTTGAAGGATAGGTTAGAGATGAAAAAGCACTGCAAGCATTGCGGTAAGCACACCATGCACAAAGAAACAAAATAGCTAATAGCCTTTGTCATTGCGAGGACCCCTGCGAAGACAGGGGGACGTGGCAATCTCAGAGATCGCGACGCTACGCCACGTCAGACGTGGCTACGCTCGCGATGACAAGAAGAGGGGGTGTAGTACAGTGGCTAGTATGCGGGTCTCCAAAACCTGAGACGGGGGTTCGATTCCCTCCACCCCTGCCAAAAGTACATAAGCCGAGCTAACTGCTCGGTTTGTGTGTTATTTAACGGCTTTTTATCCAGTTCCAACCGCTTATATTCCGCCTCTAACGCAGGATACGCTTTTTCTATCGGTGCAAACCAATCATTCGCTATAATACGCACTTTTTTGTCTTTT is a genomic window of Candidatus Buchananbacteria bacterium CG10_big_fil_rev_8_21_14_0_10_42_9 containing:
- the rpmG gene encoding 50S ribosomal protein L33 encodes the protein MSQDNMIKMECTECKRVNYFSRKNKKLLKDRLEMKKHCKHCGKHTMHKETK